In a genomic window of Helianthus annuus cultivar XRQ/B chromosome 10, HanXRQr2.0-SUNRISE, whole genome shotgun sequence:
- the LOC110883498 gene encoding pentatricopeptide repeat-containing protein At2g44880-like: protein MCEKQQLGGLWSTKERTCLYLLQYKSTTKHSLLQIHAFMLRNSLDKNKNLAAKFIATCSSIAVKLFTTSSDNANDLIRHARQVFDHMPVRDDTFISNTMMRAHLGIRQYEECVGLYTELRGNVGFKPDGYTFMTLGKLCALSLDVWGSQQVHDLVVKEGFEHDLYVSTCLVDMYAKLGKMDCAQKLFDEMPERSLVSWTTLVCGYAKRGEMDNARMVFDQMPKKDTAAFNAMIDAYVKVGDVSRASSLFNEMPEKNVVSWTSMVDGYCSHGNISMARTLFDSMPHKNLISWNAMIKGYYQSKQPDEALKLFQELQLEASLEPDNVTVVSILPAIADLGALESGNWVHQYIIRKKMNTATNVCTALVDMYAKCGEFTKARRVFDSIPRKETATWNALIHGLAVNGYGNEAINVFLDMTRRSIKPNEITMTAVLTACNHSGLVEEGKRWFKSMQDFGIVPKIEQYGCMIDLLGRAGCLDEAERFMDDMPFEMNDIILSSFLSACGYAKDVKRAERILNKTCEKGVHNDGNYITLRNLYAQDRRWVDVEEVVGVMRSKNSRKEVGCSVIEVEGHVWGFASGDRFHPQWLAIKSMLDVLLIDMKKERNA, encoded by the coding sequence ATGTGTGAGAAACAACAATTAGGAGGTTTATGGAGCACAAAAGAACGAACATGTTTATATCTTCTTCAATACAAATCCACAACCAAACACTCTCTTCTGCAAATTCACGCATTCATGCTTCGAAACTCTCTCGACAAGAACAAAAACCTTGCTGCCAAATTCATCGCCACATGTTCCTCCATTGCTGTTAAACTATTCACCACCTCATCAGACAATGCAAACGATCTCATTCGACAtgcccgccaagtgttcgatcaTATGCCAGTGAGAGATGACACGTTTATCAGCAACACCATGATGAGAGCTCATCTGGGTATTCGCCAATATGAAGAATGTGTGGGTTTGTATACGGAATTGAGGGGAAATGTTGGGTTTAAACCCGATGGTTATACGTTTATGACATTGGGGAAGCTCTGTGCTTTAAGTTTGGATGTTTGGGGAAGTCAGCAAGTGCATGATCTTGTTGTTAAAGAAGGGTTCGAACATGATTTGTATGTATCGACGTGTTTAGTCGATATGTATGCGAAATTAGGGAAGATGGACTGTGCACAGAaactgtttgatgaaatgcctgagAGAAGTCTGGTTTCTTGGACCACGTTAGTTTGCGGTTACGCAAAGCGCGGCGAGATGGATAACGCGAGAATGGTATTTGACCAGATGCCTAAGAAGGACACTGCTGCGTTTAACGCAATGATCGATGCGTATGTCAAGGTAGGCGACGTGAGTCGTGCGAGTAGTTTGTTTAACGAGATGCCGGAAAAGAACGTTGTGTCATGGACTAGTATGGTTGACGGTTATTGTAGTCACGGTAATATATCTATGGCTAGGACCCTTTTCGATTCGATGCCGCATAAGAACTTAATATCGTGGAATGCAATGATTAAAGGGTATTACCAGAGTAAACAACCGGACGAGGCCTTAAAGTTGTTTCAAGAATTACAACTAGAAGCATCACTCGAACCTGATAACGTCACCGTTGTTAGTATTCTACCCGCAATCGCTGATTTAGGAGCTTTGGAGTCGGGTAACTGGGTTCACCAATATATCATAAGAAAGAAGATGAATACAGCTACTAACGTATGCACCGCGTTAGTCGATATGTATGCTAAATGTGGCGAATTCACGAAAGCCCGAAGAGTATTCGATTCAATCCCGAGAAAGGAAACCGCCACTTGGAATGCTTTGATACATGGTTTAGCGGTTAATGGTTACGGAAATGAAGCGATAAACGTGTTTCTAGATATGACCAGACGCAGCATCAAGCCGAATGAGATAACCATGACTGCGGTTTTAACGGCTTGTAACCATAGTGGTCTAGTGGAGGAAGGTAAAAGATGGTTTAAGTCAATGCAAGATTTTGGTATTGTTCCGAAAATCGAACAATACGGTTGCATGATTGATCTTTTGGGCCGAGCGGGGTGTTTGGATGAAGCGGAAAGGTTTATGGATGATATGCCGTTTGAAATGAACGATATTATATTGAGTTCGTTTTTATCTGCGTGTGGTTACGCGAAGGATGTTAAACGGGCCGAGCGGATTTTGAACAAAACTTGTGAAAAGGGGGTTCATAATGATGGGAATTATATTACATTGAGGAATTTGTATGCACAAGATAGAAGATGGGTTGATGTGGAGGAAGTGGTGGGAGTTATGAGAAGTAAGAATTCAAGAAAAGAAGTTGGTTGTAGTGTTATTGAGGTTGAGGGTCATGTGTGGGGGTTTGCATCAGGAGATAGGTTTCATCCTCAATGGTTAGCTATAAAGTCAATGTTGGATGTGTTATTGATTGAtatgaagaaagaaagaaatgctTGA
- the LOC110886799 gene encoding 26S proteasome regulatory subunit 8 homolog A: protein MVAAAEAGEGLKQYYQQHIHDAQLHVRQKTHNLNRLQAQRNDLNSKVRLLKEELQLLQEPGSYVGEVVKVMGKSKVLVKVHPEGKYVVDIDKNIDITKITPSTRVALKNDSYVLHLVLPSKVDPLVNLMKVEKVPDSTYDMIGGLDQQIKEIKEVIELPIKHPELFESLGIAQPKAVVNDHFVVV from the exons ATGGTGGCGGCAGCGGAAGCGGGTGAAGGTCTGAAACAATATTACCAGCAACACATCCACGATGCACAACTCCACGTTCGACAGAAGACTCATAATCTCAATCGCCTTCAGGCTCAGCGTAACGACCTCAACTCCAAAG TAAGGTTGCTTAAGGAAGAGTTGCAGCTGCTTCAAGAGCCTGGATCTTATGTTGGTGAAGTTGTCAAAGTAATGGGAAAATCAAAAGTCCTCGTGAAG GTCCACCCAGAGGGTAAATACGTGGTTGATATCGATAAAAACATTGATATTACTAAAATCACACCATCAACCAGGGTTGCTCTTAAGAATGATAGCTACGTTCTCCATTTAGTTTTGCCAAGCAAAGTTGACCCGCTTGTAAACCTTATGAAAGTCGAAAAGGTTCCTGATTCTACGTATGATATGATCGGTGGGCTTGACCAGCAAATTAAAGAGATTAAGGAGGTTATCGAACTTCCAATCAAACATCCGGAGTTATTTGAGAGTCTGGGTATTGCTCAACCGAAG GCGGTTGTTAATGATCATTTTGTAGTGGTGTAA